The following coding sequences lie in one Heliangelus exortis chromosome 8, bHelExo1.hap1, whole genome shotgun sequence genomic window:
- the LOC139799098 gene encoding vitellogenin-2-like isoform X2 — MKGLVLALMLALVGGQKQDLEPVFHTGKTYIYGYESFILHGLPEGGLAMAGVRLSCKLEISCVSHSDHLLQIRSPKLEEYNGFWPTDHFTPSSRLTETITACFSQAFRFEYTEGQVGSIFAPEDCPILCTNLVRGILNMLQITIKKSQNVYELQEAGIEGICQTRYVIQDDSKNNRATISKSKDLTDCQEKVVRNMGMAYIRPCPTCPQKIRNIKGTTMFTYKMKYDDSGTVITFATSEHMYQISPFNEPNGAVVMEARQELVLVNITSSPTSPPKTRLKNQGSLRYHFAGELLQMPIPLIRIKNPDYQLTEMLRQLVQNKEEETPKEASAKFLQMIRLFRIVNLDQIESLWVQFANDPPYRPWFLSAICAAGTTDTFRFLKQKIHDEKLNIWEVSLTLPLTFHFITPNKQNLEVASTFLTCPQIQKAPLHRIVVYLGYGSMVNKYCAQTSPCPNELLQPLHDLATEATSKGDAKDMALALKAIGNAGEPASLKRILKFLPTFSPAAASLPNRIHADAVLALRKISRKDPAKVREISLQVFMDNTLAPNVRMVACVVLFEAKPPLPTVTAMASSLLTEPSLQVASFTYLHMKALAESRIPQLYALSAACNIAIKLVSPRLGRLSYRYSKVIHVGHYSSEYEAGAIWRVYLMNSPSTMFPSDIITKVRGYYASTATDIIEVALRSQGLTKLIRKQNIPFAKYDTYKTLKELGKTLLGWKELSPEDPLVSTYVKILGQEIAFVDIDKDAIQQTMMSLTGSSNWQTVVKKALEEAQRGVSGQWTLPVMVAEARHIVPTVVGLPLELSLCSAMLTQAVANVDIKMSPPLSDNFRPSQFLETNMDIHADIKPKAYFHVITMMGINTQYFQSGLEFHAEFNANTTMKFDARINMKEKNLKIETLPCHQEVELAAVRSDIYAISRNMEEEGSEKKSQLLPGGEVPSIPDEPFQASKRSSVPGNWKQSNTPSVISKELQQGSEEAQHQSVRRANARIFCSKFESLGCSACLSLKSRNSAFLRNTYLHKLVGELEAKIVLKPVQTDADIDKIQLEIQGGSKAASKIIDVASSGSKEEDEISPYEDIRSKLKKILGIENVFKVANKTQHHKKRVHRTDKTAVTDLWGDPSAAPLYSSSSSSTDSTADGEEPGQEHKKDEIRQSVKKRGGSSSSSGRRSSSSSSKDHSGDRHCSEDHAYSKQQENIPVYQFWFKPADEQDPGRQVLNSSISSSSSASDKGISRAITQTKFLGDSKLPVLAAVLRAIHRHKQLTGLQLVLYTDTQPTKSRIQIFVSNITGLSRWKLCADASLINSHKVLGSLKWGKDCQDYQIATQIATGQFAAYPAMQMKLEWPKVPSTVQTTARWFYSFLPGAAYVLGWSQRQQRGPSQQATLVMALTSPRTCVVVFKLPDLTIYATAIRLPLPFPSGPGTPISTLPSPDWNAFAQATLSILENLKGRCSFSRNTIKTFNGVEFNYSMPANCYHVLVQDCSPELKFLVMVKRLEESDDFTAINVRLASHKVDMYVSNGLIQLKINGVQSPTDVPYTSNSDASMMISSENEGLSLKAPDYGIDKIYYDGHRLEIQVAFWMAGKTCGICGKYDAEKDREYQMPSGYLAKDAVSFGQSWIISEDPCAGACKLQRKFVKIEKPVAAEKKAAKCFSVEPVLHCLEGCSATGSVPVSVGFHCVPADSTLSLEGQIRPGQKSEDVVSTVSAHTACSCHQQSCPA, encoded by the exons ATGAAGGGACTCGTTCTGGCCCTGATGCTCGCCCTCGTGG GGGGTCAGAAGCAGGACCTTG agccTGTTTTTCATACTGGCAAGACCTACATCTATGGCTATGAGAGCTTCATCCTGCATGGGCTGCCTGAGGGAGGTCTGGCGATGGCGGGGGTGAGGCTGTCCTGCAAGCTGGAGATCAGCTGTGTGTCTCACAGTGACCACCTTCTCCAG ATTCGATCACCAAAGCTGGAGGAATACAATGGTTTCTGGCCCACAGACCACTTCACTCCATCTTCAAGGCTCACAGAAACCATCACTGCATGTTTCAGCCAAGCCTTTAGATTTGAATACACTGAGGGACAGGTTGGAAGTATTTTTGCCCCTGAAGACTGTCCCATCCTATGCACTAACTTAGTCAGAGGGATTCTGAACATGCTGCAAATAACCATCAAAAAGTCACAAAATGTGTATGAACTACaggag GCTGGGATTGAAGGCATCTGCCAAACCAGATATGTTATCCAGGACGACAGCAAGAATAACCGTGCCACCATTTCCAAAAGCAAGGACTTGACAGACTGCCAGGAGAAAGTGGTGAGGAACATGGGGATGGCGTACATCCGCCCCTGCCCCACCTGCCCCCAG aaaatcagaaacattaAGGGCACGACGATGTTCACTTACAAGATGAAGTACGATGACAGTGGGACCGTGATAACGTTTGCTACATCTGAGCACATGTACCAAATCTCTCCCTTCAATGAACCCAATGGGGCAGTAGTCATGGAGGCAAG ACAAGAACTGGTTTTGGTCAACATTACAAGTTCTCCCACCAGCCCACCAAAAACTCGGCTGAAAAACCAGGGTAGTCTTCGTTACCACTTTGCAGGAGAGCTACTTCAGATGCCAATTCCCTTAATAAGGATTAAAAATCCAGATTATCAG ttaACAGAAATGCTGCGGCAATTAGTTCAgaataaagaggaagaaaccCCTAAAGAAGCTTCAGCCAAGTTCTTACAAATGATCCGGCTTTTTCGTATTGTGAACCTTGATCAAATTGAGTCTTTGTGGGTGCAGTTTGCCAATGATCCTCCCTACAG GCCCTGGTTTTTGAGTGccatctgtgctgctggaacTACAGACACATTCAGGTTCCTGAAACAAAAGATCCATGATGAGAAGCTGAACATCTGGGAAGTGTCTTTGACTCTCCCTCTTACCTTCCATTTCATTACACCCAACAAGCAAAACCTAGAAGTTGCCTCA ACTTTTCTGACCTGTCCTCAAATCCAGAAAGCACCACTGCACAGAATAGTTGTTTACCTGGGTTATGGTAGCATGGTAAATAAATACTGTGCTCAGACTTCACCTTGTCCAAATGAACTTCTTCAG ccCCTCCACGACCTTGCTACTGAAGCCACCAGCAAAGGTGATGCCAAGGACATGGCCTTGGCCTTGAAAGCCATTGGCAATGCAGGAGAGCCAGCCAGTCTCAAACGCATCCTGAAGTTTTTGCCAACATTTTCCCCGGCTGCAGCGTCACTACCCAACAGAATTCATGCTGATGCTGTGTTGGCCTTGAGGAAAATTTCCAGAAAAGACCCTGCAAAA GTAAGGGAGATCTCCCTCCAGGTCTTTATGGACAACACACTTGCTCCTAATGTCAGAATGGTGGCTTGTGTTGTCCTCTTTGAAGCTAAGCCTCCTCTTCCAACTGTAACAGCTATGGCCAGCTCACTGCTGACAGAGCCCAGCTTACAAGTAGCCAGTTTCACATATTTACACATGAAAGCTTTGGCAGAAAGCAGAATCCCACAGCTCTACGCTCT ATCTGCTGCCTGCAACATTGCCATTAAACTAGTGAGCCCCAGACTTGGTAGGCTGAGCTATCGTTACAGCAAGGTCATTCATGTTGGCCATTATTCCT CGGAATATGAGGCTGGTGCTATATGGAGGGTCTATTTAAtgaacagccccagcaccaTGTTTCCATCTGATATTATCACAAAAGTAAGAGGATATTATGCAAGTACTGCAACTGATATTATTGAG GTGGCTCTGCGATCTCAAGGCCTGACCAAGCTGATCAGGAAGCAGAATATTCCTTTTGCCAAGTATGATACATACAAGACACTGAAGGAACTTGGTAAAACG CTTCTGGGATGGAAAGAATTGTCTCCTGAAGACCCTCTGGTGTCCACTTACGTCAAAATATTGGGTCAAGAGATTGCCTTTGTTGACATTGATAAAGATGCCATTCAGCAGACCATGATG aGTCTAACTGGATCATCAAACTGGCAGACAGTGGTGAAAAAAGCGCTAGAAGAAGCACAGCGGGGCGTTTCAGGCCAATGGACGCTGCCGGTGATGGTGGCTGAAGCGCGGCACATTGTCCCCACAGTGGTGGGGCTGCCACTGGAGCTCAGCCTGTGCAGTGCCATGCTGACCCAGGCTGTGGCAAACG TGGATATAAAGATGTCACCACCATTATCTGACAACTTTAGACCTTCACAGTTTTTGGAAACCAACATGGATATTCATGCTGACATCAAGCCAAA GGCATATTTTCATGTGATTACAATGATGGGGATTAACACACAATACTTTCAGAGCGGTCTTGAATTTCATGCAGAGTTCAATGCCAACACTACAATGAAATTTGATGCTAGGATaaatatgaaagagaaaaatttgaAGATTGAAACCCTCCCCTGCCATCAGGAGGTTGAGCTTGCAGCTGTGAG GAGTGACATTTATGCTATTTCAAGGAACATGGAAGAAGAAGGTTCTGAAAAGAAATCCCAGCTTCTCCCCGGAGGAGAAGTACCAAGTATTCCTGACGAGCCATTTCAGGCATCAAAAAGATCTTCAGTACCTGGCAACTGGAAG CAAAGCAACACTCCTAGTGTGATATCCAAAGAACTCCAGCAAGGCTCAGAAGAGGCACAGCACCAGAGTGTAAGAAGAGCTAACGCACGCATCTTCTGTAGTAAATTTGAGAGTTTGGGATGTTCTGCTTGTCTCAGCCTAAAGTCTCgaaattctgctttcttaagAAATACCTATCTGCACAAATTAGTTGGAGAACTTGAAGCCAAAATAGTTTTAAAGCCAG TTCAAACAGATGCTGATATTGACAAAATACAGCTGGAGATTCAAGGAGGATCCAAAGCAGCTTCCAAAATAATTGATGTAGCAAGCTCAGGGTCTAAGGAAGAGGATGAAATATCTCCATATGAGGACATTCGATCTAAACTGAAGAAGATTCTAGGCATTGAAAATGTGTTCAAG GTTGCCAATAAAACACAGCACCATAAGAAACGAGTTCACAGAACAGACAAGACTGCAGTTACAGACCTCTGGGGAGATCCCAGTGCAGCCCCCCTCTACAGCTCATCCTCTTCTTCCACTGATTCCACTGCTGATGGTGAAGAGCCTGGACAGGAAcacaaaaaagatgaaataaggCAATCTGTGAAGAAACgtggcggcagcagcagcagcagtggcaggagaagcagcagcagcagcagta agGACCACTCTGGAGACAGGCACTGCAGTGAGGATCATGCATATTCAAAGCAACAG GAAAATATACCTGTTTACCAGTTTTGGTTCAAGCCAGCAGATGAACAG GACCCAGGAAGGCAAGTCCTGAACAGCAGCATCAGTTCCTCTTCTTCAGCTAGTGATAAAGGCATCTCTAGAGCCATAACTCAG ACTAAATTCCTGGGAGACAGCAAGCTACCAGTACTGGCTGCAGTCCTTCGAGCCATCCACAGACACAAGCAGCTGACAGGCTTACAGCTTGTACTCTACACAGATACACAACCCACAAAATCAAGGATccaaatatttgtttcaaaCATCACAGGATTAAGTAGATGGAAACTATGTGCTGATGCTTCATTAATAAATTCCCATAAAGTATTG GGTTCTCTTAAATGGGGTAAAGATTGCCAGGACTACCAGATTGCTACTCAGATTGCAACAGGGCAATTTGCTGCTTATCCAGCTATGCAGATGAAGCTGGAGTGGCCAAAAGTACCTTCAACAGTCCAAACAACTGCAAGATG GTTCTACTCATTTCTTCCAGGAGCTGCATATGTGCTTGGGTGGTCCCAAAGGCAACAGCGTGGTCCCTCTCAGCAGGCAACCTTGGTTATGGCTCTGACATCTCCAAGAACCTGCGTTGTGGTCTTCAAGCTCCCTGAT CTCACAATTTATGCCACAGCCATCAGGCTTCCCCTGCCATTCCCTTCAGGTCCAGGTACGCCGATTTCAACACTACCATCCCCTGACTGGAATGCCTTTGCCCAAGCAACACTTTCAATCCTTGAAAACCTTAAAG gtCGTTGTTCATTTTCCCGAAACACAATCAAAACCTTCAATGGAGTTGAATTTAACTACTCAATGCCTGCAAATTGCTATCATGTCTTGGTGCAGGACTGTAGTCCAGAACTGAAATTCTTGGTGATGGTGAAAAGACTTGAAGAGTCTGATGACTTCACAGCAATAAATGTCAGACTTGCCAGCCA TAAGGTTGACATGTATGTTTCCAATGGACTCATCCAGTTGAAGATTAATGGTGTTCAATCTCCAACAGATGTTCCATACACATCTAACTCTG ATGCAAGCATGATGATCAGCAGTGAAAATGAAGGCCTATCACTGAAAGCCCCAGATTATGGCatagataaaatatattatgaTGGGCACAGACttgag ATTCAGGTTGCCTTCTGGATGGCTGGAAAAACATGTGGTATTTGCGGAAAATATGATGCTGAGAAGGACAGGGAGTACCAAATGCCCAGTGGATATTTAGCTAAAGATGCAGTGAGTTTTGGTCAGTCCTGGATCATCTCAGAAGACCCGTGTGCTGGAG CTTGTAAACTGCAGCGCAAATTTGTCAAAATTGAGAAGCCAGTTGCAGCTGAGAAGAAGGCAGCAAAATGCTTCTCCGTGGAGCCAGTTCTACACTGCCTGGAAGGCTGCTCAGCAACCGGGTCTGTTCCCGTCTCCGTGGGCTTCCACTGTGTACCAGCTG ACTCAACTCTCAGCCTGGAAGGCCAGATTCGGCCAGGCCAGAAATCCGAGGATGTCGTGAGCACGGTTTCAGCTCACACGGCGTGTTCCTGTCACCAGCAGTCATGCCCGGCGTGA
- the LOC139799098 gene encoding vitellogenin-2-like isoform X1 produces MKGLVLALMLALVGGQKQDLEPVFHTGKTYIYGYESFILHGLPEGGLAMAGVRLSCKLEISCVSHSDHLLQIRSPKLEEYNGFWPTDHFTPSSRLTETITACFSQAFRFEYTEGQVGSIFAPEDCPILCTNLVRGILNMLQITIKKSQNVYELQEAGIEGICQTRYVIQDDSKNNRATISKSKDLTDCQEKVVRNMGMAYIRPCPTCPQKIRNIKGTTMFTYKMKYDDSGTVITFATSEHMYQISPFNEPNGAVVMEARQELVLVNITSSPTSPPKTRLKNQGSLRYHFAGELLQMPIPLIRIKNPDYQLTEMLRQLVQNKEEETPKEASAKFLQMIRLFRIVNLDQIESLWVQFANDPPYRPWFLSAICAAGTTDTFRFLKQKIHDEKLNIWEVSLTLPLTFHFITPNKQNLEVASTFLTCPQIQKAPLHRIVVYLGYGSMVNKYCAQTSPCPNELLQPLHDLATEATSKGDAKDMALALKAIGNAGEPASLKRILKFLPTFSPAAASLPNRIHADAVLALRKISRKDPAKVREISLQVFMDNTLAPNVRMVACVVLFEAKPPLPTVTAMASSLLTEPSLQVASFTYLHMKALAESRIPQLYALSAACNIAIKLVSPRLGRLSYRYSKVIHVGHYSSEYEAGAIWRVYLMNSPSTMFPSDIITKVRGYYASTATDIIEVALRSQGLTKLIRKQNIPFAKYDTYKTLKELGKTLLGWKELSPEDPLVSTYVKILGQEIAFVDIDKDAIQQTMMSLTGSSNWQTVVKKALEEAQRGVSGQWTLPVMVAEARHIVPTVVGLPLELSLCSAMLTQAVANVDIKMSPPLSDNFRPSQFLETNMDIHADIKPKAYFHVITMMGINTQYFQSGLEFHAEFNANTTMKFDARINMKEKNLKIETLPCHQEVELAAVRSDIYAISRNMEEEGSEKKSQLLPGGEVPSIPDEPFQASKRSSVPGNWKQSNTPSVISKELQQGSEEAQHQSVRRANARIFCSKFESLGCSACLSLKSRNSAFLRNTYLHKLVGELEAKIVLKPVQTDADIDKIQLEIQGGSKAASKIIDVASSGSKEEDEISPYEDIRSKLKKILGIENVFKVANKTQHHKKRVHRTDKTAVTDLWGDPSAAPLYSSSSSSTDSTADGEEPGQEHKKDEIRQSVKKRGGSSSSSGRRSSSSSSSVSSASSKICSSSGEDHSGDRHCSEDHAYSKQQENIPVYQFWFKPADEQDPGRQVLNSSISSSSSASDKGISRAITQTKFLGDSKLPVLAAVLRAIHRHKQLTGLQLVLYTDTQPTKSRIQIFVSNITGLSRWKLCADASLINSHKVLGSLKWGKDCQDYQIATQIATGQFAAYPAMQMKLEWPKVPSTVQTTARWFYSFLPGAAYVLGWSQRQQRGPSQQATLVMALTSPRTCVVVFKLPDLTIYATAIRLPLPFPSGPGTPISTLPSPDWNAFAQATLSILENLKGRCSFSRNTIKTFNGVEFNYSMPANCYHVLVQDCSPELKFLVMVKRLEESDDFTAINVRLASHKVDMYVSNGLIQLKINGVQSPTDVPYTSNSDASMMISSENEGLSLKAPDYGIDKIYYDGHRLEIQVAFWMAGKTCGICGKYDAEKDREYQMPSGYLAKDAVSFGQSWIISEDPCAGACKLQRKFVKIEKPVAAEKKAAKCFSVEPVLHCLEGCSATGSVPVSVGFHCVPADSTLSLEGQIRPGQKSEDVVSTVSAHTACSCHQQSCPA; encoded by the exons ATGAAGGGACTCGTTCTGGCCCTGATGCTCGCCCTCGTGG GGGGTCAGAAGCAGGACCTTG agccTGTTTTTCATACTGGCAAGACCTACATCTATGGCTATGAGAGCTTCATCCTGCATGGGCTGCCTGAGGGAGGTCTGGCGATGGCGGGGGTGAGGCTGTCCTGCAAGCTGGAGATCAGCTGTGTGTCTCACAGTGACCACCTTCTCCAG ATTCGATCACCAAAGCTGGAGGAATACAATGGTTTCTGGCCCACAGACCACTTCACTCCATCTTCAAGGCTCACAGAAACCATCACTGCATGTTTCAGCCAAGCCTTTAGATTTGAATACACTGAGGGACAGGTTGGAAGTATTTTTGCCCCTGAAGACTGTCCCATCCTATGCACTAACTTAGTCAGAGGGATTCTGAACATGCTGCAAATAACCATCAAAAAGTCACAAAATGTGTATGAACTACaggag GCTGGGATTGAAGGCATCTGCCAAACCAGATATGTTATCCAGGACGACAGCAAGAATAACCGTGCCACCATTTCCAAAAGCAAGGACTTGACAGACTGCCAGGAGAAAGTGGTGAGGAACATGGGGATGGCGTACATCCGCCCCTGCCCCACCTGCCCCCAG aaaatcagaaacattaAGGGCACGACGATGTTCACTTACAAGATGAAGTACGATGACAGTGGGACCGTGATAACGTTTGCTACATCTGAGCACATGTACCAAATCTCTCCCTTCAATGAACCCAATGGGGCAGTAGTCATGGAGGCAAG ACAAGAACTGGTTTTGGTCAACATTACAAGTTCTCCCACCAGCCCACCAAAAACTCGGCTGAAAAACCAGGGTAGTCTTCGTTACCACTTTGCAGGAGAGCTACTTCAGATGCCAATTCCCTTAATAAGGATTAAAAATCCAGATTATCAG ttaACAGAAATGCTGCGGCAATTAGTTCAgaataaagaggaagaaaccCCTAAAGAAGCTTCAGCCAAGTTCTTACAAATGATCCGGCTTTTTCGTATTGTGAACCTTGATCAAATTGAGTCTTTGTGGGTGCAGTTTGCCAATGATCCTCCCTACAG GCCCTGGTTTTTGAGTGccatctgtgctgctggaacTACAGACACATTCAGGTTCCTGAAACAAAAGATCCATGATGAGAAGCTGAACATCTGGGAAGTGTCTTTGACTCTCCCTCTTACCTTCCATTTCATTACACCCAACAAGCAAAACCTAGAAGTTGCCTCA ACTTTTCTGACCTGTCCTCAAATCCAGAAAGCACCACTGCACAGAATAGTTGTTTACCTGGGTTATGGTAGCATGGTAAATAAATACTGTGCTCAGACTTCACCTTGTCCAAATGAACTTCTTCAG ccCCTCCACGACCTTGCTACTGAAGCCACCAGCAAAGGTGATGCCAAGGACATGGCCTTGGCCTTGAAAGCCATTGGCAATGCAGGAGAGCCAGCCAGTCTCAAACGCATCCTGAAGTTTTTGCCAACATTTTCCCCGGCTGCAGCGTCACTACCCAACAGAATTCATGCTGATGCTGTGTTGGCCTTGAGGAAAATTTCCAGAAAAGACCCTGCAAAA GTAAGGGAGATCTCCCTCCAGGTCTTTATGGACAACACACTTGCTCCTAATGTCAGAATGGTGGCTTGTGTTGTCCTCTTTGAAGCTAAGCCTCCTCTTCCAACTGTAACAGCTATGGCCAGCTCACTGCTGACAGAGCCCAGCTTACAAGTAGCCAGTTTCACATATTTACACATGAAAGCTTTGGCAGAAAGCAGAATCCCACAGCTCTACGCTCT ATCTGCTGCCTGCAACATTGCCATTAAACTAGTGAGCCCCAGACTTGGTAGGCTGAGCTATCGTTACAGCAAGGTCATTCATGTTGGCCATTATTCCT CGGAATATGAGGCTGGTGCTATATGGAGGGTCTATTTAAtgaacagccccagcaccaTGTTTCCATCTGATATTATCACAAAAGTAAGAGGATATTATGCAAGTACTGCAACTGATATTATTGAG GTGGCTCTGCGATCTCAAGGCCTGACCAAGCTGATCAGGAAGCAGAATATTCCTTTTGCCAAGTATGATACATACAAGACACTGAAGGAACTTGGTAAAACG CTTCTGGGATGGAAAGAATTGTCTCCTGAAGACCCTCTGGTGTCCACTTACGTCAAAATATTGGGTCAAGAGATTGCCTTTGTTGACATTGATAAAGATGCCATTCAGCAGACCATGATG aGTCTAACTGGATCATCAAACTGGCAGACAGTGGTGAAAAAAGCGCTAGAAGAAGCACAGCGGGGCGTTTCAGGCCAATGGACGCTGCCGGTGATGGTGGCTGAAGCGCGGCACATTGTCCCCACAGTGGTGGGGCTGCCACTGGAGCTCAGCCTGTGCAGTGCCATGCTGACCCAGGCTGTGGCAAACG TGGATATAAAGATGTCACCACCATTATCTGACAACTTTAGACCTTCACAGTTTTTGGAAACCAACATGGATATTCATGCTGACATCAAGCCAAA GGCATATTTTCATGTGATTACAATGATGGGGATTAACACACAATACTTTCAGAGCGGTCTTGAATTTCATGCAGAGTTCAATGCCAACACTACAATGAAATTTGATGCTAGGATaaatatgaaagagaaaaatttgaAGATTGAAACCCTCCCCTGCCATCAGGAGGTTGAGCTTGCAGCTGTGAG GAGTGACATTTATGCTATTTCAAGGAACATGGAAGAAGAAGGTTCTGAAAAGAAATCCCAGCTTCTCCCCGGAGGAGAAGTACCAAGTATTCCTGACGAGCCATTTCAGGCATCAAAAAGATCTTCAGTACCTGGCAACTGGAAG CAAAGCAACACTCCTAGTGTGATATCCAAAGAACTCCAGCAAGGCTCAGAAGAGGCACAGCACCAGAGTGTAAGAAGAGCTAACGCACGCATCTTCTGTAGTAAATTTGAGAGTTTGGGATGTTCTGCTTGTCTCAGCCTAAAGTCTCgaaattctgctttcttaagAAATACCTATCTGCACAAATTAGTTGGAGAACTTGAAGCCAAAATAGTTTTAAAGCCAG TTCAAACAGATGCTGATATTGACAAAATACAGCTGGAGATTCAAGGAGGATCCAAAGCAGCTTCCAAAATAATTGATGTAGCAAGCTCAGGGTCTAAGGAAGAGGATGAAATATCTCCATATGAGGACATTCGATCTAAACTGAAGAAGATTCTAGGCATTGAAAATGTGTTCAAG GTTGCCAATAAAACACAGCACCATAAGAAACGAGTTCACAGAACAGACAAGACTGCAGTTACAGACCTCTGGGGAGATCCCAGTGCAGCCCCCCTCTACAGCTCATCCTCTTCTTCCACTGATTCCACTGCTGATGGTGAAGAGCCTGGACAGGAAcacaaaaaagatgaaataaggCAATCTGTGAAGAAACgtggcggcagcagcagcagcagtggcaggagaagcagcagcagcagcagtagtgTCAGCTCTGCTAGCAGTAaaatctgcagcagcagtggagagGACCACTCTGGAGACAGGCACTGCAGTGAGGATCATGCATATTCAAAGCAACAG GAAAATATACCTGTTTACCAGTTTTGGTTCAAGCCAGCAGATGAACAG GACCCAGGAAGGCAAGTCCTGAACAGCAGCATCAGTTCCTCTTCTTCAGCTAGTGATAAAGGCATCTCTAGAGCCATAACTCAG ACTAAATTCCTGGGAGACAGCAAGCTACCAGTACTGGCTGCAGTCCTTCGAGCCATCCACAGACACAAGCAGCTGACAGGCTTACAGCTTGTACTCTACACAGATACACAACCCACAAAATCAAGGATccaaatatttgtttcaaaCATCACAGGATTAAGTAGATGGAAACTATGTGCTGATGCTTCATTAATAAATTCCCATAAAGTATTG GGTTCTCTTAAATGGGGTAAAGATTGCCAGGACTACCAGATTGCTACTCAGATTGCAACAGGGCAATTTGCTGCTTATCCAGCTATGCAGATGAAGCTGGAGTGGCCAAAAGTACCTTCAACAGTCCAAACAACTGCAAGATG GTTCTACTCATTTCTTCCAGGAGCTGCATATGTGCTTGGGTGGTCCCAAAGGCAACAGCGTGGTCCCTCTCAGCAGGCAACCTTGGTTATGGCTCTGACATCTCCAAGAACCTGCGTTGTGGTCTTCAAGCTCCCTGAT CTCACAATTTATGCCACAGCCATCAGGCTTCCCCTGCCATTCCCTTCAGGTCCAGGTACGCCGATTTCAACACTACCATCCCCTGACTGGAATGCCTTTGCCCAAGCAACACTTTCAATCCTTGAAAACCTTAAAG gtCGTTGTTCATTTTCCCGAAACACAATCAAAACCTTCAATGGAGTTGAATTTAACTACTCAATGCCTGCAAATTGCTATCATGTCTTGGTGCAGGACTGTAGTCCAGAACTGAAATTCTTGGTGATGGTGAAAAGACTTGAAGAGTCTGATGACTTCACAGCAATAAATGTCAGACTTGCCAGCCA TAAGGTTGACATGTATGTTTCCAATGGACTCATCCAGTTGAAGATTAATGGTGTTCAATCTCCAACAGATGTTCCATACACATCTAACTCTG ATGCAAGCATGATGATCAGCAGTGAAAATGAAGGCCTATCACTGAAAGCCCCAGATTATGGCatagataaaatatattatgaTGGGCACAGACttgag ATTCAGGTTGCCTTCTGGATGGCTGGAAAAACATGTGGTATTTGCGGAAAATATGATGCTGAGAAGGACAGGGAGTACCAAATGCCCAGTGGATATTTAGCTAAAGATGCAGTGAGTTTTGGTCAGTCCTGGATCATCTCAGAAGACCCGTGTGCTGGAG CTTGTAAACTGCAGCGCAAATTTGTCAAAATTGAGAAGCCAGTTGCAGCTGAGAAGAAGGCAGCAAAATGCTTCTCCGTGGAGCCAGTTCTACACTGCCTGGAAGGCTGCTCAGCAACCGGGTCTGTTCCCGTCTCCGTGGGCTTCCACTGTGTACCAGCTG ACTCAACTCTCAGCCTGGAAGGCCAGATTCGGCCAGGCCAGAAATCCGAGGATGTCGTGAGCACGGTTTCAGCTCACACGGCGTGTTCCTGTCACCAGCAGTCATGCCCGGCGTGA